TTACGAGGCGATCGTCACATATGTGATTCCAGGAGGACCCTGCTGGAGGATGAATGGACGATAACCAGGGTGGTACCGCGAGAACATCGTCCCTGAATTTAATTCAGGGGCGTTTTTTGTGTTCGGAACCAAGTGATCCGGACGCCATATTATGACTGGAGGAAGTGTAGAGATGAAAGCTAGTGAAATCCGTTCCAAATGGCTAGAGTTTTTTGCAGAGAAAGGCCACAATATCGAGCCAAGTGCATCGCTTGTTCCGCACAATGACCCGTCCCTGCTCTGGATTAATGCAGGCATGGCTCCGCTCAAGCCTTATTTTGACGGGCGTGTGAAGCCGGAGAATCCGAGAATTGCGAATTCGCAAAAATGTATTCGCACCAATGATATTGAGAATGTCGGCAAAACCCGTCGTCACCATACATTCTTCGAAATGTTGGGCAACTTCTCCATTGGGGATTATTTTAAAGAAGAGGTTATCACCTGGGCTTGGGAGTTCCTGACGGACAAGAAATGGATCGGCTTCGATCCAGAGAAACTGTCCGTTACCGTGTATCCGGAAGACGAGGAAGCCTTCAAATTGTGGAATGAAAAAATCGGACTTCCGAAGGAACGCATCATTAAGCTGCAGGATAACTTTTGGGATATCGGCGAAGGACCTTGCGGACCTTGTACCGAGATTTTCTATGATCGCGGTGAAGGATACGACACGGATGCTCCGGAATCCGAAATGTTCCCTGGCGGTGAGAATGAACGCTGGCTCGAAGTATGGAACCTCGTATTCTCCCAGTTCAACCACAACAAGGACGGCAGCTATACACCGCTTCCGAACAAGAACATTGATACGGGTGCGGGACTCGAGCGTTTTGCTTCCATCCTGCAAAACGTAGCGTCCAACTTCGATACCGACCTGTTCCAGCCGATCATCCAGAAGACGGCAGAGCTTGCCGGCGTTAAATACAATGAGAAGACGGAGTACGATATCGCGCTGAAGGTCATTGCAGACCATATCCGTACGGTTGCGTTCGCAGTAGGCGATGGCGTGCTGCCTTCCAACGAAGGCCGCGGTTATGTCATCCGTCGTTTGCTCCGCCGTGCGGTTCGTTACGGAAAGGTGCTCGGGCTGGACAAACCATTCATGTATACATTGACCGGTACCGTAGGCGATATTATGGGCGTATACTATCCAGAGGTCGTTGAGAAGCGCGCCTTTATCGAGAAGGTCATCGCAACGGAAGAAGAACAGTTCCACAAAACGCTCTCCGACGGCTTGAACATCTTGGCTGACGTTAGCGCCGAAGCGAAGAAGCAGGGCAAATCGGTCATCAGCGGCAGCGACGCGTTCAAATTGTATGATACGTATGGCTTCCCGTTTGATTTAACGGAGGATTATGCGTCCGAACACGGATTGACCGTGGACCGTGAAGGCTTTGATGCTGCGATGAAGGAACAGCGTGATCGTGCGCGTGCGGCCCGTCATGAAACGGAAAGCATGAAGATTCAAGGCGGCGTTCTTTCCGATTATACGGTTAAAAGTGAATTTGTTGGATATAATGACACCGTCAGCGAGGCGAAAGTACTCGCCATTGTTTCCGGTGACAGCTTCGCAGACAGCGTCAGTGAAGGCGAGACCTGTCAGGTCATTCTGGACGTTACCCCGTTCTATGCCGAAAGCGGCGGTCAGGTCAGCGACCAGGGGATGATAGAAGGCGGATCCGTTCGTGCCAGAGTGGAAGGTCTTTTCAAGGCTCCGCATGGACAGCATGTGCATTTCGTAACCGTAGAGCTCGGCGAGCTTAAAGTGGGCGATACGGTCAAAGCGCAGGTGGACTCCGCTATGCGCAATGATATCGTCAAGAACCATACCGCCACACACCTTTTGCATAAAGCATTGAGGGAAGTGCTGGGCGATCATGTCAATCAGGCAGGTTCCCTTGTTGAACCGCAGCGTCTGCGCTTCGACTTCTCCCACTTCGGCAGCATTACGCCTGAGGAGCTGGCCGATATTGAGCGCCGCGTGAATGAACAGGTATGGAAGAGCATTCCGGTCGTTATCGAGCGCAAGGCGATTGATGAAGCTAAGGCGATGGGCGCCATGGCATTGTTCGGAGAGAAATACGGAGATATCGTCCGTGTCGTTCAGGTCGGAGATTACAGCATCGAGCTGTGCGGCGGATGCCATGTAGCCAACACCTCCCAGATCGGAATCTTCAAGCTGCTTGGCGAGAGCGGTATCGG
This Paenibacillus sp. JZ16 DNA region includes the following protein-coding sequences:
- the alaS gene encoding alanine--tRNA ligase, translating into MKASEIRSKWLEFFAEKGHNIEPSASLVPHNDPSLLWINAGMAPLKPYFDGRVKPENPRIANSQKCIRTNDIENVGKTRRHHTFFEMLGNFSIGDYFKEEVITWAWEFLTDKKWIGFDPEKLSVTVYPEDEEAFKLWNEKIGLPKERIIKLQDNFWDIGEGPCGPCTEIFYDRGEGYDTDAPESEMFPGGENERWLEVWNLVFSQFNHNKDGSYTPLPNKNIDTGAGLERFASILQNVASNFDTDLFQPIIQKTAELAGVKYNEKTEYDIALKVIADHIRTVAFAVGDGVLPSNEGRGYVIRRLLRRAVRYGKVLGLDKPFMYTLTGTVGDIMGVYYPEVVEKRAFIEKVIATEEEQFHKTLSDGLNILADVSAEAKKQGKSVISGSDAFKLYDTYGFPFDLTEDYASEHGLTVDREGFDAAMKEQRDRARAARHETESMKIQGGVLSDYTVKSEFVGYNDTVSEAKVLAIVSGDSFADSVSEGETCQVILDVTPFYAESGGQVSDQGMIEGGSVRARVEGLFKAPHGQHVHFVTVELGELKVGDTVKAQVDSAMRNDIVKNHTATHLLHKALREVLGDHVNQAGSLVEPQRLRFDFSHFGSITPEELADIERRVNEQVWKSIPVVIERKAIDEAKAMGAMALFGEKYGDIVRVVQVGDYSIELCGGCHVANTSQIGIFKLLGESGIGSGVRRIEAVTGRYAYEHLEGQMDLLKQAAGLLKSNLADVPKRIEGLNQQVKDLARENESLQGKLGAIEASQLTDKVKQVGNTSLLAAEVQAGSMDGLRGIADELKGKLPEAILVLGSKAGDKVNFVVAVPQDLVKQGYHAGKLVKEVASICGGGGGGRPDMAQAGGKDGSKLTQALQHAEDLIARGV